Proteins from one Bacillota bacterium genomic window:
- a CDS encoding ribose-phosphate pyrophosphokinase, translating to MDQLKIFTGRAHPELAAEICSVLGVSLGQSEIFKFTNDNSFVKINESVRDADVFVVQPSCQPVNDGLVELLIMIDALKRASVRRLTAVTTYFPYGRSDKKDQPRIAITARLVADLLQVAGVDRILALDLHSPQIQGFFSVPVDHLTAVPILAGYFSTKQLPDLVVVAPDAGRAKMARQFARRLNAPMAIIDKRRLDNQDSVAVEHIIGDVEGKRCLLIDDEISSGASLVSAADTLARFGAVKIYAAVTHPILSGMAPQRILASKIDELVVTNSVPVPEAKRNHKITVLSIANLVGEAIYCIHHGRSVSTVFEKE from the coding sequence ATGGATCAGTTGAAGATCTTTACCGGCAGAGCTCATCCCGAGCTTGCCGCAGAGATCTGCAGTGTGTTGGGTGTATCCTTGGGCCAGTCGGAGATTTTCAAGTTCACCAACGACAACTCCTTTGTCAAAATCAACGAAAGTGTTCGTGATGCTGATGTTTTCGTGGTTCAGCCATCATGCCAGCCGGTTAATGACGGCTTAGTAGAACTGCTGATCATGATCGATGCGTTAAAGCGGGCGTCAGTGCGGCGGTTGACAGCCGTAACAACGTATTTCCCATACGGTCGCTCTGATAAAAAGGACCAGCCCCGCATTGCCATTACAGCTCGTCTGGTGGCGGATCTGCTGCAGGTGGCAGGTGTAGATCGGATTCTAGCTTTAGATCTCCACTCTCCGCAGATTCAGGGCTTTTTTTCCGTTCCGGTAGATCATTTAACCGCTGTGCCAATTTTAGCCGGCTATTTTTCTACAAAACAGCTGCCTGATTTAGTAGTGGTAGCCCCTGACGCGGGAAGAGCAAAAATGGCGCGGCAGTTTGCCAGACGGCTTAACGCGCCGATGGCCATTATTGACAAGCGGCGCCTAGATAATCAGGATAGTGTTGCGGTGGAGCATATTATTGGTGACGTGGAGGGGAAACGCTGCCTGCTGATCGATGATGAAATCAGTTCGGGAGCTTCTTTAGTTTCAGCTGCCGATACGTTAGCGCGGTTTGGCGCGGTTAAGATTTATGCGGCAGTAACCCATCCGATTTTATCCGGTATGGCACCACAGCGGATTTTGGCTTCAAAAATTGATGAATTAGTGGTAACGAACAGCGTTCCGGTTCCGGAAGCTAAGCGCAATCATAAAATCACAGTATTAAGTATAGCTAACTTAGTGGGGGAAGCTATTTACTGCATTCATCACGGCAGATCAGTCAGCACAGTGTTTGAAAAAGAGTAG
- the deoC gene encoding deoxyribose-phosphate aldolase, translating to MVLSKQTRAVEIPDVVPVDYQPELDSDLAVYIDHTLLKPEVGEEQIRQELERARPYNFASVCIHPRYVSLAAEILADSSIKVCTVVGFPLGQNTTLSKVFEARDALAHGAEELDMVLPIGALKTGDYYAVYQDVAAVKEAAGSRVLKVILETPYLTDAEIVKGSLLVKAAGADFVKTATGFAGGGATTKAVSLMRQAVGLECGVKAAGGVRSADSALAFLQAGANRIGTSSGIAIVNLSEGDPNGY from the coding sequence ATGGTTTTAAGCAAACAGACCAGGGCTGTTGAAATACCGGATGTGGTCCCAGTTGATTATCAGCCGGAGCTAGATTCTGATCTGGCAGTATACATCGATCATACGCTGTTAAAACCTGAAGTAGGCGAGGAGCAGATCAGGCAGGAATTAGAGCGAGCTCGGCCCTATAACTTTGCATCGGTCTGCATCCATCCGCGCTATGTGTCCTTAGCAGCAGAAATACTAGCTGATAGCTCAATTAAGGTCTGCACGGTAGTCGGTTTTCCCTTAGGGCAGAATACCACTTTGTCCAAGGTTTTTGAAGCGCGCGATGCGCTGGCTCACGGAGCGGAGGAGCTGGACATGGTGCTTCCCATTGGAGCGCTGAAAACCGGAGATTATTATGCTGTGTATCAGGATGTGGCTGCGGTTAAGGAAGCTGCCGGGTCTCGAGTTCTCAAAGTGATTTTGGAAACCCCCTATCTAACTGATGCCGAGATTGTGAAAGGTTCTCTCCTGGTAAAAGCTGCTGGCGCAGACTTTGTCAAGACCGCTACCGGTTTTGCCGGAGGCGGCGCCACAACCAAGGCGGTCAGTCTGATGCGGCAGGCGGTAGGCTTAGAGTGCGGTGTTAAAGCCGCCGGAGGAGTCCGCAGCGCCGACAGTGCGCTGGCTTTCCTGCAGGCAGGTGCGAATCGAATTGGCACCAGCTCCGGTATCGCCATAGTCAATCTGAGTGAAGGTGACCCCAATGGCTACTAA
- a CDS encoding 5-formyltetrahydrofolate cyclo-ligase has translation MMMEKPVLRELLKKQRDGLDPDLVQMWNQELHHRFWQLPQYQDAEVIMVYLSFGSEIDTWPLLRRAWEDGKRTAVPKVRKYPKEMFAVEVYGSEDLEPSFWGIYEPISDEVLDPALIDLIVVPALAFNSQGYRIGYGGGYYDRFLPQVRGCKVGMCYPPFLREDLPVFPWDQKVDLVICPDAGKKG, from the coding sequence GTGATGATGGAGAAACCGGTTTTAAGGGAACTGCTAAAAAAGCAGAGGGATGGGTTAGATCCTGATTTGGTGCAGATGTGGAACCAGGAGCTTCACCACCGGTTTTGGCAGCTGCCCCAATACCAGGATGCAGAAGTAATCATGGTTTATCTTTCGTTTGGGAGTGAAATTGATACCTGGCCTCTGCTGAGGCGGGCGTGGGAAGATGGCAAGCGGACTGCTGTACCAAAAGTCCGGAAGTACCCAAAAGAGATGTTTGCGGTTGAAGTGTACGGTTCTGAGGATCTGGAGCCAAGCTTTTGGGGTATTTACGAGCCGATAAGTGATGAAGTGCTCGATCCTGCCTTGATTGATTTAATCGTGGTGCCGGCTTTAGCTTTTAATTCCCAGGGATATCGGATCGGATACGGCGGAGGCTATTATGATCGATTTCTGCCGCAGGTTCGAGGCTGCAAGGTAGGAATGTGCTACCCGCCTTTTCTGAGAGAGGATCTTCCTGTTTTTCCTTGGGATCAAAAGGTGGATTTAGTAATCTGTCCGGATGCTGGCAAAAAAGGATAA
- the nadE gene encoding NAD(+) synthase, giving the protein MLAQEIPKIVDWLRNQVEAAGAKGLVVGISGGIDAAVTAALIKKAYPDNSLGIIIPIKSDPQDLVDARLVVETLKLHAYELDLTPEHQSMMDKSWQELENIFPAEQLHRRNADANLRARLRMSALYAAANALNYMVVGTDNKAEYFTGYFTKYGDGACDLLPIVDFTKSEVRELARLLGIPDRIINKAPSAGLWEGQTDEAEMGTTYTHIDAYLNGNPVPERDQEIIERMHRVSEHKRKLPPGYRR; this is encoded by the coding sequence ATGTTAGCTCAAGAAATTCCTAAAATTGTTGATTGGCTCCGGAATCAGGTGGAAGCAGCCGGCGCTAAGGGACTGGTTGTAGGTATCAGCGGAGGTATTGATGCGGCGGTTACCGCTGCATTGATCAAAAAAGCCTATCCGGACAACTCCCTCGGCATTATCATTCCCATCAAATCCGATCCCCAGGATCTGGTTGACGCCAGATTAGTAGTGGAGACCCTTAAACTCCATGCCTATGAGCTGGATTTAACACCGGAGCATCAGAGCATGATGGATAAATCATGGCAGGAACTTGAAAATATCTTTCCAGCCGAGCAGCTGCACCGCAGAAACGCCGATGCCAATTTACGGGCCAGATTACGAATGAGCGCCTTATATGCAGCTGCCAACGCCCTAAACTACATGGTGGTCGGAACAGATAATAAAGCAGAATACTTCACCGGCTACTTTACCAAGTACGGTGATGGCGCCTGCGATCTGCTGCCCATCGTTGACTTTACAAAATCGGAAGTGCGGGAGCTGGCCAGACTGCTGGGAATTCCGGATAGAATCATCAATAAAGCTCCCTCCGCGGGATTGTGGGAAGGCCAAACCGATGAGGCGGAAATGGGCACTACCTACACCCACATCGATGCATACCTAAACGGAAATCCTGTGCCGGAGCGGGATCAGGAAATTATCGAGAGAATGCATCGAGTTTCCGAGCATAAAAGAAAACTGCCGCCGGGATACCGGCGCTAG
- a CDS encoding alanine--glyoxylate aminotransferase family protein, whose amino-acid sequence MISEQKQLRIPGPTPIPHQVTAASASPMANHRGPEFKPRLTAVLERLKPVFQTKNTVLGLTGSGTSAMEAAVSNLINPGDPVLVLSVGVFGDRWAQICRAFQAEVHVLEFPWGEGVDPDAVTDYLSRHPGITAVFATHNESSTGVINDLAGIGAVLAGSDSLYIVDAVSSLGGVDLKTDEWGIDVVCTASQKCLMAPPGLAFISLSERAVERMKQVSSPRFYLNLQAYIDMLARSETPYTPNIPNFYAVEAALDLIEAEGLAQIFARHILMRDMVRAGFKALGMELLVEDKWASPTVTAVKPGFDDINSFVSDLRDRYGVELAGGQGRLSGQIFRIGHMGYAGPLDMLTALAAIETKLGLFGKATAAAEQVWSEALNSQT is encoded by the coding sequence ATGATTTCAGAACAAAAACAGCTCCGCATCCCCGGACCAACGCCAATACCGCATCAGGTGACGGCAGCGTCAGCCAGTCCCATGGCCAACCACCGTGGACCGGAGTTTAAACCAAGATTAACAGCGGTGCTTGAGCGTCTTAAACCAGTTTTCCAAACTAAAAACACGGTTCTTGGATTGACCGGATCCGGCACGTCTGCTATGGAAGCAGCGGTGTCCAACTTGATAAATCCCGGGGATCCGGTGCTGGTGCTGTCGGTAGGAGTATTTGGCGACCGGTGGGCCCAGATCTGCCGAGCTTTTCAGGCAGAGGTGCATGTCTTGGAGTTTCCCTGGGGTGAAGGTGTGGATCCGGACGCTGTCACCGATTATCTGAGCAGGCATCCGGGCATCACTGCCGTTTTTGCAACCCATAACGAGTCATCCACCGGTGTTATCAATGATCTAGCCGGAATTGGCGCAGTGCTTGCCGGTTCAGATTCGCTGTATATTGTTGATGCCGTCAGCTCCCTCGGCGGAGTGGATCTTAAAACTGATGAGTGGGGTATTGATGTGGTCTGCACTGCATCCCAAAAATGCTTGATGGCTCCGCCCGGACTGGCGTTTATCAGTCTTTCTGAACGAGCGGTGGAGCGGATGAAGCAGGTTTCCAGTCCGCGCTTCTATTTAAATTTGCAGGCCTATATTGATATGCTGGCGCGGAGTGAGACACCTTATACCCCAAACATACCGAATTTTTACGCTGTGGAAGCAGCTCTGGATCTAATCGAAGCCGAAGGCCTGGCGCAGATTTTTGCCCGGCATATCTTAATGCGGGACATGGTGCGGGCAGGCTTTAAAGCTCTAGGAATGGAGCTGTTGGTTGAGGATAAATGGGCTTCACCCACGGTGACAGCGGTGAAACCCGGTTTTGATGATATCAATTCCTTTGTTTCCGACTTAAGAGACCGCTATGGGGTTGAACTTGCGGGAGGACAGGGCAGGTTATCAGGGCAAATCTTTCGGATCGGCCACATGGGTTACGCCGGACCTTTAGACATGCTCACCGCATTAGCGGC
- a CDS encoding tetratricopeptide repeat protein, which translates to MATKTSLLFVLVSGLIISLVSVGQAQVSSFVSYHTASADLTWRYLTGDEEQVVTGVFTVTLPDKFSLRVTAPVSQWQRVNGYHELTEVITTSGHVEYKYEPVQPFSVFQALFGQLIEANTKAVTYLGDEMVGGRAVSRYQCLELSTYWFDRETNIPLRITDESGTNILSLRQYQVDAEHKQGVEFFTLAVKQENWEGTIRIGKADGNWFPRELEVSDDQSRIILTFANWRVNEQPLNLNELEQLDHVLVQGQLAVEQGEHDQIIKYYRQLLNIDPYYTPAYVNLARSYGAVGNYLGAVESYQQWLMLEPDHPAALNNLAYTYMLNKTNMTEAINLAYKAVTLDPQASFLDTLGYGYYLVHDYDKALHYLLQASENADERELPEIYQHLILVYQALGNQAEVELYEQRLLELAVGEQND; encoded by the coding sequence ATGGCTACTAAAACCAGCCTTCTCTTTGTTTTAGTCAGTGGATTGATCATCAGTTTGGTGAGCGTGGGACAGGCGCAGGTTTCTTCCTTTGTCAGTTATCACACAGCCAGCGCTGACTTGACCTGGCGTTATCTTACCGGTGATGAAGAGCAGGTCGTGACGGGAGTGTTTACGGTAACTCTGCCAGATAAATTCAGCCTTCGAGTTACTGCTCCGGTCAGTCAGTGGCAGCGGGTTAATGGATACCACGAACTTACCGAAGTGATAACGACATCGGGCCATGTAGAGTATAAATATGAGCCGGTGCAGCCGTTTTCCGTTTTTCAAGCTTTATTTGGGCAGTTAATTGAAGCTAATACCAAAGCCGTTACTTATTTAGGAGACGAAATGGTTGGTGGGCGAGCTGTATCCCGCTATCAGTGCCTGGAGCTCAGTACCTACTGGTTTGACCGGGAAACTAACATTCCCCTCCGCATTACCGATGAAAGTGGAACCAATATCCTCTCTCTCAGACAGTATCAGGTAGATGCCGAGCACAAGCAGGGAGTAGAGTTTTTTACCCTGGCAGTTAAGCAGGAAAACTGGGAAGGCACCATCAGAATAGGCAAAGCGGATGGCAATTGGTTTCCGAGAGAACTGGAAGTAAGCGATGACCAGTCCAGAATCATCCTTACTTTTGCTAACTGGCGTGTGAATGAGCAGCCCCTCAATCTTAACGAGCTGGAGCAGCTTGATCATGTTTTAGTTCAAGGACAGCTGGCAGTGGAGCAGGGAGAGCACGACCAAATCATCAAGTATTATCGGCAGCTGCTTAATATTGATCCCTACTACACTCCCGCCTATGTTAACCTTGCCAGAAGCTATGGAGCAGTAGGCAATTACTTAGGTGCGGTTGAAAGCTACCAGCAGTGGTTAATGCTCGAACCGGATCATCCGGCTGCCCTCAATAATTTGGCCTATACATATATGCTCAATAAAACAAACATGACTGAAGCAATTAATCTGGCATATAAGGCAGTAACTTTAGATCCGCAGGCCAGTTTCTTAGACACATTAGGATACGGGTATTATTTGGTTCATGATTATGACAAAGCACTGCACTACCTGCTGCAGGCCTCGGAAAACGCAGATGAAAGGGAGCTTCCGGAGATCTATCAGCACTTGATTTTGGTTTATCAAGCCCTCGGCAATCAAGCGGAAGTCGAACTATATGAGCAGAGATTACTAGAATTAGCAGTTGGAGAGCAAAATGACTGA
- a CDS encoding class I SAM-dependent methyltransferase, with the protein MTEHYFTSNPQSKHDIAEITANFFGQEFVFKTDAGVFSKNGVDAGTMILISALEVKPGDRVLDLGCGYGPLGIAAAYLAGPTGQVDMIDINERAVDLAKQNAALNNIDHVRVWQSDGFAAVTDVYDWIITNPPIRAGKKVIYPMVEHAYKHLKPGGGLMLVIRTKQGAKSMEKKMQEVFGNAAAVSLKAGYRVLKSIKN; encoded by the coding sequence ATGACTGAGCATTATTTTACTTCTAATCCTCAATCTAAACACGACATCGCTGAGATCACAGCAAATTTTTTCGGGCAGGAATTTGTATTTAAAACCGATGCCGGAGTCTTTTCCAAAAATGGTGTTGACGCCGGAACGATGATCTTGATCTCCGCGCTGGAGGTTAAACCCGGTGATCGGGTGTTGGATTTAGGCTGCGGCTATGGACCGCTGGGAATTGCGGCAGCCTATCTGGCCGGTCCCACTGGGCAGGTCGATATGATTGATATCAATGAGCGAGCAGTGGATCTGGCTAAGCAGAATGCAGCCCTGAACAACATTGATCATGTCCGGGTTTGGCAGAGTGACGGCTTTGCTGCTGTTACTGATGTATACGACTGGATCATCACCAATCCACCGATCCGGGCTGGAAAAAAGGTGATCTACCCTATGGTGGAACATGCCTATAAGCATTTAAAGCCAGGCGGTGGATTGATGCTGGTGATCCGCACCAAGCAGGGTGCTAAAAGTATGGAGAAAAAAATGCAGGAAGTGTTCGGCAACGCGGCGGCAGTGAGTTTAAAGGCCGGCTATCGGGTGCTGAAGAGTATTAAGAATTGA
- the glnA gene encoding type I glutamate--ammonia ligase has protein sequence MGKTKAEILALADELNIKFIRLQFSDILGVIKNVTIPISQLPKALDNEIMFDGSAIEGYVRIEESDMNLRPDLNTFAVFPWSDPELMEARLICDVHYPNGQPFVGDPRYVLKKVLAEAECMGYQVMAGPELEFFLFQLDEKGRGTTTAVDKASYFDMGPVDSGETARRDIMVALEEMGFEIEASHHEVAFGQHEIGFKYDHALASADRVATAKFVAKTIARQHGLLASFMPKPIHGQAGSGMHTHFSLLDQNGENAFYDPNEQFQLSKTALYFIGGLLHHAPGYTAITNPLVNSYKRLTTGYEAPVYISWSAQNRSALVRVPASRRESTRVELRSPDPSCNPYLAFAVTIKAGLNGIKNQIEPPPSLSQNIYSMNDQERKKAQITSLPPSLENAIQALKADQVIRAALGDHIFTQFLRAKMHDWREYNSHVHQWEIDKYLGV, from the coding sequence ATGGGTAAAACAAAAGCAGAGATTTTGGCTCTAGCTGACGAACTAAATATTAAATTTATCCGCCTGCAGTTTTCCGATATCCTAGGCGTGATTAAAAATGTAACGATTCCCATCAGCCAGCTGCCGAAAGCACTGGACAATGAGATTATGTTTGATGGGTCAGCAATTGAAGGTTATGTGCGCATTGAGGAATCCGATATGAATCTGCGCCCGGATCTGAATACCTTTGCTGTTTTCCCATGGAGCGATCCTGAACTGATGGAAGCCCGTTTGATCTGCGATGTTCACTATCCAAACGGGCAGCCTTTTGTGGGCGATCCCCGCTATGTGCTGAAAAAAGTGCTGGCTGAGGCCGAGTGCATGGGCTACCAGGTAATGGCCGGACCGGAGCTGGAGTTTTTCCTCTTTCAGCTCGATGAAAAAGGCCGCGGCACCACCACTGCTGTGGACAAGGCCAGCTACTTTGATATGGGACCTGTTGACAGCGGTGAAACCGCCCGCCGAGATATCATGGTGGCCTTGGAGGAAATGGGTTTTGAAATTGAAGCCTCTCACCATGAAGTAGCGTTCGGCCAGCATGAAATTGGATTTAAGTATGACCATGCCCTAGCCAGCGCCGATCGCGTAGCAACAGCTAAATTCGTGGCTAAAACCATTGCTCGCCAGCACGGCTTATTGGCCAGCTTTATGCCAAAACCAATCCACGGCCAAGCGGGATCTGGGATGCATACCCATTTTTCCTTACTGGATCAGAATGGCGAAAATGCTTTCTATGATCCGAATGAGCAGTTTCAGCTGAGCAAGACTGCTTTATATTTTATCGGGGGCTTACTGCACCACGCCCCGGGATACACAGCCATAACCAATCCATTGGTGAACTCTTATAAAAGGCTGACTACCGGTTATGAAGCCCCGGTCTATATTTCCTGGTCGGCTCAGAACCGTTCAGCCCTAGTGCGAGTGCCGGCGAGCCGCAGAGAAAGCACTAGGGTAGAACTCCGCTCCCCTGACCCATCCTGCAATCCCTACTTGGCCTTTGCGGTAACCATTAAAGCGGGTCTGAACGGAATTAAAAATCAGATTGAACCACCACCCTCACTGAGCCAGAACATTTACAGCATGAATGATCAGGAGCGAAAAAAAGCTCAAATCACTTCCCTGCCCCCATCGCTGGAAAATGCGATTCAGGCTTTAAAAGCGGATCAAGTAATTAGAGCCGCCCTCGGCGATCATATCTTTACTCAATTCTTGAGGGCTAAGATGCATGATTGGCGGGAGTACAACAGCCATGTGCATCAGTGGGAGATTGACAAATATCTGGGGGTGTAA
- a CDS encoding family 78 glycoside hydrolase catalytic domain: MKSKAELHQLTVEYTETPLGIDVSNPRFAWQMTAPAHSRGYHQTAYQIIVDDAEGSRVWDSGKVESGISVGILYEGEALQPTTRYMWTVTVWDQEGAAVSASSWFETGLMDPSYQAWDGAVWIGGSDEDLPLNSHVLSVFRIQYQQQLLEGSSKASFIFGANDARLLNRNMNIYNLESKVNESYIKLELDISALDSGGQAKLHVYRAGFAPGDDPSRPFASFPIAKQLINDENKYAAHSIEIEGLTGLISIYINGRDNCLAKDFQINPIGRGYDYITFPMLADIGFAAEPGQKALFSKLTIRNYRSPYAILFQEDLNGTNYSGIFADSDLKIKNGCYFVDGGSTGIFATADPSRNSMPMLRTEFTASPQEIDRARLYVTARGVYEIYLNGSLVGDYYFTPDFTQYDVTHMYQTYDVTDLLNPEGKNALGALLGEGWWSGYLSYTSSNWNYFGDRQSLLAKLVIRYKDGKEEIITTNPETWKYYHDGPIIYSSFFQGENYDARKEAAVFGWDTPNFDDAGWKPAVEVPLEGTAFLGKITTEYSGEFEFNYENLKLVGQIGASPQVYKTLTAVKLHEPRPGVYVYDMGQNMVGIPRITIPNGTAGAVVTLRYGEMLYPDLPQSGANVGMVMMENYRAAHSHDTYIRKGGSEVIQPHFTFHGYRYIEITGIDKPLPLEAVQGLVITSITELTAEYRTSNELVNRLWQNIVWSKLGNFLSIPTDCPQRNERMGWSGDISVFSRTAVYLSNTAGFLARHMMNMRDTQAASGRFGDTAPMYGEGFGGLLWGSAGIVIPWEVYLQYGDRRILEDNYQAMKSYLHHLDAATDENGLITDSRLGDWLGPENSKNENHFLVTAYHVYDLGIMAQIAAILGRKEDAAEFQHKYQQRKAFFNKHFVNEDYRTTRFDGKTLIDTQSSYAVGLALGVFSDDALPYARKYLLEAVARENVDDEGELRPPYTLMTGFIGTAWISTALSESGWDEAAYRLLQQTEYPSWLYPVIHGATTIWERLDGFTEEKGFAGHNWMNSFNHYSFGAVGQWLMSHSLGIQRDPDNPGFKHFILQPTPDPDRRMTFAEGSYDSVYGRIESAWKYENDSLILEVEVPANTTATIYIPAADPNSIREQDQAAALSAGVEFIEYKNKKAVYRLQAGSYRFTAPLS; the protein is encoded by the coding sequence ATGAAATCAAAGGCTGAGCTGCATCAATTAACAGTGGAATATACGGAAACACCGCTTGGAATTGATGTGTCAAATCCTCGGTTTGCATGGCAGATGACCGCACCTGCCCACAGCCGCGGCTACCATCAGACCGCTTATCAAATTATAGTTGACGATGCCGAGGGCAGCCGGGTTTGGGATTCCGGTAAAGTGGAAAGTGGAATCTCGGTCGGTATACTATATGAAGGCGAAGCGCTGCAGCCCACTACCCGCTACATGTGGACTGTTACTGTCTGGGATCAGGAAGGGGCTGCGGTTTCCGCTTCTTCATGGTTTGAAACCGGATTGATGGACCCCTCATACCAGGCCTGGGACGGCGCAGTCTGGATCGGCGGCAGTGATGAAGATCTGCCCTTAAATTCCCATGTGCTTTCGGTATTTCGGATTCAATATCAACAGCAGCTGCTGGAAGGCAGCAGTAAAGCAAGTTTTATCTTCGGCGCCAACGATGCCCGCCTGCTGAACCGGAATATGAATATTTACAACCTCGAAAGTAAAGTTAATGAAAGCTATATCAAGCTGGAGTTGGATATTTCTGCACTGGATTCAGGCGGTCAGGCGAAACTTCATGTTTACCGCGCTGGATTTGCTCCTGGCGATGATCCTAGCAGGCCTTTCGCTTCTTTTCCCATTGCCAAACAGCTCATTAATGACGAAAACAAGTACGCAGCGCACAGCATCGAAATCGAAGGATTAACCGGTCTTATCTCAATTTATATCAACGGCAGAGATAACTGCCTTGCCAAGGACTTTCAGATCAACCCAATCGGTCGGGGCTACGATTACATTACTTTCCCCATGCTGGCGGATATTGGGTTTGCGGCCGAACCTGGCCAGAAAGCGCTGTTTAGCAAGTTAACCATTCGCAATTACCGCAGTCCTTATGCGATTCTTTTCCAGGAGGATTTAAACGGAACGAATTACAGCGGTATTTTTGCTGATTCAGATCTTAAAATCAAGAATGGCTGCTACTTTGTTGACGGCGGCAGCACCGGTATCTTTGCCACAGCTGATCCCAGCCGCAACTCGATGCCGATGCTGCGGACAGAGTTTACTGCCTCACCCCAGGAAATAGATCGAGCCCGCTTATATGTAACGGCTCGGGGAGTTTATGAAATTTACCTGAACGGTTCTTTGGTCGGCGATTACTACTTTACACCCGACTTTACCCAGTACGATGTAACCCACATGTACCAAACTTATGATGTAACCGATCTGCTTAATCCTGAAGGTAAGAATGCTCTGGGAGCTCTCCTTGGCGAAGGCTGGTGGAGCGGCTATTTGAGCTATACCAGCAGCAACTGGAACTATTTCGGCGACCGCCAATCACTCCTGGCCAAACTGGTAATCCGCTACAAGGACGGAAAAGAAGAGATTATCACCACCAATCCCGAAACCTGGAAGTACTATCATGATGGACCGATTATTTACTCCAGTTTTTTCCAGGGAGAGAACTATGATGCCCGGAAAGAAGCAGCAGTTTTTGGCTGGGACACCCCTAATTTCGATGATGCTGGCTGGAAACCGGCAGTGGAAGTACCCCTTGAAGGAACCGCGTTCTTAGGTAAAATCACTACCGAATATTCCGGTGAATTTGAGTTTAACTATGAAAACCTGAAGCTGGTCGGCCAAATCGGTGCCAGTCCCCAAGTGTATAAAACCTTGACAGCAGTTAAACTGCACGAACCCCGCCCCGGTGTATATGTCTATGATATGGGCCAAAATATGGTGGGAATTCCAAGAATCACGATTCCCAACGGCACGGCCGGAGCGGTGGTAACCCTCCGCTATGGTGAGATGCTGTATCCGGATCTCCCCCAGTCGGGAGCGAATGTGGGCATGGTCATGATGGAAAACTACCGCGCTGCCCATTCCCACGACACCTATATTCGCAAAGGCGGATCAGAGGTTATCCAGCCTCATTTCACCTTCCACGGCTACCGCTACATCGAGATTACCGGCATCGATAAGCCACTGCCGCTGGAAGCGGTCCAGGGACTGGTGATTACCTCTATTACTGAACTTACTGCTGAATACCGCACATCAAACGAGCTGGTCAACCGTCTGTGGCAGAATATTGTCTGGTCCAAGCTGGGCAATTTCTTATCAATTCCCACCGACTGTCCCCAGCGCAATGAGCGGATGGGCTGGAGCGGCGATATCTCGGTTTTCTCCCGCACAGCGGTCTATCTTTCCAATACCGCGGGTTTTCTCGCGCGGCATATGATGAATATGCGGGATACCCAGGCTGCCAGCGGCCGCTTTGGCGATACGGCTCCGATGTACGGAGAAGGCTTCGGCGGTTTGCTGTGGGGCAGTGCCGGCATCGTTATTCCTTGGGAAGTCTACCTCCAGTATGGAGATAGACGAATTCTCGAAGATAACTACCAAGCTATGAAATCTTATCTGCACCATCTCGACGCGGCAACTGACGAGAACGGCTTAATTACCGACAGCCGCTTAGGCGACTGGCTGGGACCAGAAAACAGCAAAAATGAAAACCATTTTTTAGTTACAGCCTACCATGTTTATGATTTAGGAATTATGGCTCAAATCGCTGCAATTCTCGGCCGGAAAGAAGATGCGGCAGAGTTTCAGCACAAGTATCAACAGCGCAAGGCGTTTTTCAACAAGCATTTTGTCAATGAAGACTACCGTACCACCCGTTTTGACGGAAAAACCTTAATCGATACCCAATCATCCTACGCAGTAGGATTAGCGCTGGGAGTATTTAGCGACGATGCGCTGCCTTATGCCCGTAAGTATCTCTTAGAAGCAGTAGCAAGGGAGAATGTGGATGATGAGGGTGAACTGCGGCCGCCGTATACCTTAATGACAGGCTTTATCGGCACAGCCTGGATCAGCACTGCTTTATCTGAATCCGGCTGGGACGAAGCCGCCTACCGCCTGCTGCAGCAGACCGAATATCCATCCTGGCTCTATCCGGTCATCCATGGAGCCACAACGATCTGGGAGCGGCTTGATGGCTTCACCGAAGAGAAGGGGTTCGCCGGCCACAACTGGATGAATTCCTTTAACCACTACTCTTTCGGAGCAGTCGGCCAGTGGCTGATGAGCCATTCATTAGGAATCCAGAGAGATCCGGACAATCCCGGCTTTAAACACTTCATTCTGCAGCCGACACCCGATCCAGATCGCAGGATGACCTTTGCAGAAGGCAGCTATGATTCGGTCTATGGCCGCATTGAAAGCGCTTGGAAATATGAAAACGACAGCCTTATTCTCGAAGTTGAGGTTCCAGCTAACACCACTGCCACTATCTACATCCCAGCTGCGGATCCAAACTCGATTCGAGAACAGGATCAAGCTGCAGCGCTGAGCGCCGGAGTTGAGTTTATCGAGTATAAAAACAAAAAAGCAGTGTACCGCCTCCAGGCAGGAAGCTACCGCTTTACTGCACCACTTTCCTAA